One Amaranthus tricolor cultivar Red isolate AtriRed21 chromosome 10, ASM2621246v1, whole genome shotgun sequence genomic window carries:
- the LOC130825873 gene encoding 25.3 kDa vesicle transport protein SEC22-1: MVKLTIIGRIRDGLPLAQGLRYANEDYNNTPFYKQYIEFILKEISRGSLTPNPKMTIRLDHQHSFNCLVACGVCFITLCDSSYPRILAFHYLEELRQELEKFSSEELIEKISRPYSFVKFGSVITSIRKQYIDTRTQANLKKLNASHGHELNILIESISTIVENRKQMDYMERVVMAPQVVSPIWGSKRLEVYLNGVLASISSILIYLLSTLY; the protein is encoded by the exons ATGGTTAAGCTAACCATAATTGGAAGGATTAGAGATGGGTTGCCATTAGCACAAGGTTTAAGGTATGCTAATGAAGATTACAACAACACACCATTTTACAAGCAATATATTGAATTCATCCTCAAAGAGATTTCAAGGGGCTCTTTAACACCTAATCCAAAGATGACTATTCGTCTAGATCATCAACATTCATTCAA TTGTTTGGTTGCTTGTGGTGTTTGCTTCATCACATTATGTGACTCTTCATATCCGAGAATACTTGCTTTCCATTACCTTGAAGAATTGAGGCAAGAATTGGAGAAGTTTTCAAGTGAAGAACTTATTGAAAAAATTTCAAGACCATATAGTTTTGTCAAGTTTG GCAGTGTTATTACCAGTATTAGGAAGCAATACATAGACACAAGAACACAAGCTAATCTCAAGAAGTTAAATGCTAGTCATGGGCATGAGTTGAACATCTTAATAGAAAGCATATCTACTATTGTAGAAAACAGGAAACAAATGG ATTATATGGAGAGAGTTGTGATGGCTCCTCAAGTTGTTTCACCTATTTGGGGCTCTAAGCGTCTTGAGGTATACTTAAATGGAGTATTAGCAAGCATTTCTTCAATACTAATTTATCTATTATCCACACTATATTGA
- the LOC130824899 gene encoding uncharacterized protein LOC130824899 has translation MNDCAPHGHFSMKIAYKKLLGHYPKVPWRARAIWRNNKAIPRSVVCMWQAILNRLPTIDRLRKWGMSWDPMCRLCNAAPKTRDHLFGDCVFIRKGKAFAEIIYHVWFQRNVKIFEEKSMYEQQLGRMVIFNVATRLSNKQKHILLV, from the exons ATGAATGATTGTGCTCCTCATGGTCATTTTAGTATGAAAATTGCTTACAAGAAATTATTAGGGCACTATCCTAAGGTTCCTTGGAGGGCTAGGGCTATTTGGCGTAATAATAAGGCGATTCCTAGGAGTGTGGTGTGCATGTGGCAAGCTATCCTTAATAGGCTTCCTACTATTGATAGATTGCGGAAGTGGGGGATGTCTTGGGATCCTATGTGTAGACTATGTAATGCTGCCCCTAAGACTAGAGATCATTTGTTTGGAGATTGTGTGTTTATTCGGAAGGGTAAAGCATTC GCGGAGATCATCTATCATGTGTGGTTCCAAAGAAATGTCAAAATCTTTGAGGAAAAGAGTATGTATGAGCAACAACTTGGGAGGATGGTGATCTTCAATGTTGCAACTCGGCTTTCTAATAAACAGAAACATATTCTTCTTGTGTAA